Within Halopelagius longus, the genomic segment CGCGTTCGCGCGCGTCGACGAACTCGGGGTCGTCGCCGATTCGGGAGGCCTGCGGTCCCGCCTGGTTCTGGTACTTCGAGCCGCGTTCGGACCCGTACGGCCGGTCTGCCGGCCGTTTCAGTTCCGTAAAGACGAGTTGGGAGACGCGCATCCCCGGCGTCAGGGCGACGGGCGCAGTGCCGAGATTCGACAGTTCGAGCGTTATCTGTCCCTCGTAACCGGGGTCGACGATGCCCGCGGTTGCGTGGATGACGATGGCCAGACGGCCGAGCGACGACCGGCCCTCGACGGTCGCGAGCAGGTCGTCCGGAATCTCGACTCGCTCTTTGGTCGTCCCGAGGACGAAGTCGCCGGGGTGGAGGATGAACTCCTCGCCCTCCTCGACGTACGTCTCGGTGACGTACTTGCTCACCTCGTCCTCCCGGTTGGGGTGGATACAGGAGATGTTCGTCCGCTGGAACTCCAGGAACTCCGAGCCGAGGCGCAGGTCGATGCTCGCGGGTTGGACCTGCATGTCGATGTCGTCTATGGGGTCCACCACGAGGTCGCCCGCCCCCAACCGTTCGAGGATGTCCGCGTCGGAGAGTATCATACGGAGTACGCGCGTCGGTGGGGGGTAAAATCTCTCGATTCCGCCCGTTACTGCGCTCGCCTTCGGCTCCCTGGTGAAGGCCGGATCAAAAACACTCCTCCCTCGCTTCGTGCGACGAAGCCGCCTTCCGTTCGGTCGTCAGCCAGCGCGCTTGAACGGGCGACCTACCGAGTCCTTCTGACCACTCGGTCGCCGGACGTTACGAGTCGGTACGCCGCGAGTGCTGTTCCCGTGCGGGCACCTGCA encodes:
- the dcd gene encoding dCTP deaminase, encoding MILSDADILERLGAGDLVVDPIDDIDMQVQPASIDLRLGSEFLEFQRTNISCIHPNREDEVSKYVTETYVEEGEEFILHPGDFVLGTTKERVEIPDDLLATVEGRSSLGRLAIVIHATAGIVDPGYEGQITLELSNLGTAPVALTPGMRVSQLVFTELKRPADRPYGSERGSKYQNQAGPQASRIGDDPEFVDARERDAEEDR